Proteins encoded by one window of Bacteroidales bacterium:
- a CDS encoding formylglycine-generating enzyme family protein, with the protein MNKLFRTGLIIISILITGISFSQKEIKMVSVKGGTFEMGSDNDLFKDESPKHEVTLSDFYISQYEIGYDDYSAFCNVAGYSEPYGMTEFPASNITWQRAVMMCNWLSRRDGFDKAYDIERNKKEGIFKVTCNFNSNGYRLPTEAEWEYAAKGGHRSKDYRFSGSNSPFLVAWFSDTYKGLEHKSGELLPNELGLYDMTGNIAEWCWDYYGENYYAKSDSINPKGLDVGSKRVFRGGSRRDKMIHIEITRRSFLEEDKKNLYVGFRVVRTKTD; encoded by the coding sequence ATGAATAAGCTTTTTAGAACAGGATTAATTATTATTTCAATACTGATTACAGGTATAAGTTTTTCTCAAAAGGAAATAAAAATGGTTTCCGTAAAAGGCGGAACTTTTGAAATGGGTTCCGATAATGATTTGTTTAAAGACGAAAGCCCAAAGCATGAAGTTACCTTAAGTGACTTTTATATTTCTCAATATGAAATAGGTTACGATGATTATTCTGCTTTTTGCAATGTTGCAGGATACAGTGAACCATACGGAATGACTGAATTTCCTGCATCAAATATAACTTGGCAAAGAGCTGTAATGATGTGTAATTGGTTGAGCAGAAGAGACGGTTTCGATAAAGCCTACGATATTGAAAGAAACAAAAAAGAAGGTATTTTTAAGGTAACTTGTAATTTTAATTCGAACGGTTACAGATTACCTACAGAAGCTGAGTGGGAGTATGCCGCAAAAGGCGGGCATCGCTCAAAAGATTACAGATTCAGCGGAAGTAATAGCCCTTTTTTAGTTGCCTGGTTCAGTGATACTTATAAAGGGCTTGAGCATAAATCAGGGGAACTGCTGCCTAACGAACTCGGTTTATATGATATGACCGGGAATATTGCAGAATGGTGTTGGGATTATTACGGTGAGAATTATTATGCAAAATCTGATTCAATAAATCCCAAAGGACTTGATGTGGGTTCTAAGCGTGTTTTCAGAGGCGGTTCCAGAAGAGATAAAATGATACATATTGAAATTACGAGACGCTCATTTTTGGAAGAAGATAAAAAGAATTTGTATGTCGGTTTCAGGGTTGTAAGAACTAAAACAGACTAA
- the porU gene encoding type IX secretion system sortase PorU has product MIIKNIKLVILLIIPFVIVNNSVFSQTFSEKINWKKNKQIIDSTNSYTLLDFDNILYDKNMLPYYGNKINIDKYYNGNYSYSLKPENIKFIALSNEELTGVKYLEKLSNDFEFKSKMFFARGVPYIKYNFSAVRKNKTTGLYEKIVGFDLKVVKQTLKYNKAKKIYADNSILSSGTWKRIKIQESGIYKLTYDELQNIGITNPENVRIFGNATGWLPMIAGDERPDDLVENDILKENNSVIFYAQGPDRWDYNESENIFEPVNHYYSDYSYYFLTSDVNTGYNNTIKIENQSSLPETHNVNSYSSYAVHEKDLYNIAETGRRLYGESFDIDNSQSFTLLLPNLLNNQNAKINVFAASTSSSSYFDVSVNGTSQNINFSNFFDYDLADRSSTVFDFNTGNSDNITVNINFSSTSPATQSWLDYFFINAESELRFTSGQMSFRSSETYGAGNVTRYNISNAGSSVTIWDITDKTKPRRVNATVQGNSQSFKLESSNLKEFTAFDKTVFLKPDLNDVKDVENQNLHATSGNTDMIIISYPDFLPQANELKDLHETMDNMSIKVVTQQQVYNEFSSGAPDFSAIRDYVKMVYDKSPEHKLKYLLLFGDGSYDNKSGEGINGNFMITYQQEFSEGLGNSDVTDDFFGYLDDNEGDVGTRPEGLLDIGIGRIPVTSVQEASEHIAKIKRYVNAETFSDWRNQLCFIADDEDANIHMIQTEALTNYVDTAFPVFNIEKIYFDAYTQYTESGGERYPDVNKAITNRIQKGTLLVNYVGHGGENGLAHERIVTISEINDWKNFDKLPLFVTATCEFTRFDDYKFTSAGERVFLNPEGGAIALFTTARIAWISSNGQLTKELYKNMFGSFESGERYCLGDIIRITKVNQDHDNNLIFFLMGDPALHLGFAAENKVITKTINGHPVSEIDTLKALSLASFSGELQDKNGNKLTNFNGIVYPTVYDKIRTVTTQDNNGIGAYTYETRDNTVYKGAASITNGDFDFEFIVPKDIALNVDTGKVSYYAHNGTIDAKGYSFDFLAGDISDDYEEDNTGPEISLYMNDENFVSGGMTDVNPRIYAKLFDEHGINTASGGIGHDITGILDDDIQNIIVMNDDYRADEDTYKSGSLEHFLFNLEQGEHTLKFKAWDVYNNSSEEYIEFLVIEAGNLTIDRLLNYPNPFTTHTDFYFEHNQAGTDIDVLIQIFTVSGKLVKTIESSFLADGYRAGPYPWDGTDDFGNRIGRGVYVYRVKLRSSTGDIAEKYEKLLILK; this is encoded by the coding sequence ATGATTATAAAGAATATAAAATTAGTGATATTATTAATAATACCTTTTGTTATTGTTAATAATTCTGTGTTTTCTCAAACTTTTTCCGAAAAAATTAACTGGAAAAAGAATAAGCAAATAATCGACTCAACTAACAGCTATACTTTACTTGATTTTGATAATATATTATATGATAAAAATATGTTGCCTTATTACGGAAACAAAATAAATATTGATAAATACTACAACGGAAACTATAGCTATTCTTTAAAACCTGAAAACATTAAATTTATTGCTTTGTCAAACGAGGAATTAACAGGTGTAAAATATCTTGAAAAGTTATCAAATGATTTTGAATTTAAGTCAAAAATGTTTTTTGCAAGAGGAGTACCTTATATAAAGTATAATTTTTCTGCTGTCAGAAAAAATAAAACAACAGGGTTGTATGAAAAAATAGTCGGCTTTGATTTGAAAGTTGTAAAGCAAACATTAAAATATAATAAAGCCAAAAAAATATATGCCGATAATTCAATATTGAGTTCGGGAACATGGAAGCGAATAAAAATACAGGAAAGCGGAATCTATAAATTAACATACGATGAGTTGCAAAATATAGGTATTACTAATCCTGAAAATGTAAGAATATTCGGAAATGCAACAGGATGGTTACCGATGATTGCCGGAGACGAACGCCCGGATGATTTGGTTGAAAACGACATTTTAAAAGAAAATAATTCGGTTATTTTTTATGCACAAGGACCTGATCGTTGGGACTATAATGAATCGGAAAACATTTTTGAACCCGTAAATCATTATTATTCAGATTACTCTTATTATTTTTTAACTTCGGATGTAAATACCGGATATAATAATACTATAAAAATAGAAAATCAATCTTCTTTGCCGGAAACACATAATGTAAACAGTTATTCATCTTATGCCGTGCATGAGAAGGATTTATATAATATTGCCGAAACCGGCAGAAGATTATACGGAGAATCTTTTGATATAGACAATAGTCAGAGTTTTACATTATTATTACCTAACTTGCTTAATAATCAGAATGCAAAAATTAATGTTTTTGCAGCTTCGACATCTTCAAGTTCATATTTTGACGTAAGTGTAAACGGTACATCTCAAAATATTAATTTCAGTAATTTTTTTGATTATGATTTAGCCGACAGATCATCAACCGTATTTGATTTTAATACCGGAAATTCTGATAATATTACGGTTAATATTAATTTTAGCAGTACTTCCCCTGCAACACAATCTTGGTTAGATTATTTTTTCATTAACGCTGAAAGTGAGTTGAGATTTACAAGCGGGCAGATGTCGTTTCGAAGTTCCGAAACATACGGAGCGGGAAATGTTACAAGATATAATATAAGTAATGCCGGAAGTTCCGTTACTATTTGGGATATTACAGATAAAACTAAACCGAGAAGGGTAAATGCCACAGTACAAGGTAATTCTCAAAGTTTTAAACTTGAAAGCTCAAATTTAAAAGAATTTACAGCTTTTGATAAAACCGTTTTTTTGAAACCAGACTTAAATGATGTTAAAGATGTTGAAAATCAAAACCTGCATGCAACTTCAGGCAATACAGACATGATAATTATTTCTTATCCGGATTTTTTACCGCAAGCAAATGAATTAAAAGATTTGCATGAAACAATGGATAATATGTCGATAAAAGTTGTAACACAACAGCAGGTTTATAATGAGTTTTCATCAGGAGCTCCCGATTTTTCAGCAATAAGAGATTATGTAAAAATGGTATATGACAAATCGCCCGAACATAAATTAAAATATCTGTTGTTGTTTGGTGACGGCTCTTATGATAACAAATCCGGCGAAGGAATAAACGGAAATTTTATGATAACCTATCAACAAGAGTTTTCCGAAGGTCTCGGAAATTCTGATGTAACCGATGATTTTTTTGGTTATTTGGATGATAATGAGGGGGATGTCGGAACAAGACCTGAAGGTCTTTTGGATATCGGCATAGGACGTATTCCTGTTACTTCCGTTCAAGAGGCAAGTGAACATATTGCAAAAATTAAACGATATGTCAATGCTGAAACTTTCAGTGATTGGAGAAACCAATTATGTTTTATTGCTGATGACGAGGATGCAAATATTCATATGATACAAACTGAGGCACTAACAAATTATGTCGATACTGCTTTTCCCGTATTTAATATTGAAAAAATATATTTTGATGCATATACCCAATATACCGAATCCGGCGGTGAAAGATACCCTGATGTTAACAAGGCAATTACAAACAGAATACAAAAAGGAACTTTGTTGGTAAATTATGTCGGGCACGGAGGTGAAAACGGTCTTGCCCATGAAAGAATTGTTACCATAAGCGAAATTAATGACTGGAAGAATTTTGATAAATTACCGTTATTTGTAACAGCTACTTGTGAGTTTACAAGATTTGACGATTATAAGTTCACATCAGCAGGAGAAAGAGTGTTTTTAAACCCCGAAGGCGGAGCAATTGCCCTGTTCACAACAGCAAGAATTGCTTGGATAAGCTCAAACGGTCAATTAACAAAAGAACTGTATAAGAATATGTTCGGAAGTTTTGAGTCCGGTGAAAGATATTGTCTCGGAGATATTATCAGAATAACAAAAGTTAATCAAGACCATGATAACAACTTAATTTTCTTTTTAATGGGAGATCCTGCACTGCATCTCGGATTTGCAGCAGAAAATAAAGTAATTACAAAAACAATAAACGGACATCCCGTTTCTGAAATTGATACTTTAAAAGCTCTAAGTCTTGCATCTTTTTCAGGCGAATTACAAGATAAAAACGGTAATAAACTCACTAATTTTAACGGTATAGTTTATCCGACAGTTTACGACAAAATAAGAACAGTTACAACTCAAGATAATAACGGAATAGGTGCATACACTTATGAAACAAGAGATAATACAGTTTATAAAGGTGCCGCAAGTATTACAAACGGAGATTTCGACTTTGAATTTATTGTCCCGAAAGATATTGCCCTCAATGTTGATACCGGAAAAGTAAGTTATTATGCTCATAACGGTACAATTGATGCAAAAGGTTATTCGTTTGATTTTTTGGCAGGCGATATTTCCGATGATTATGAAGAAGATAATACAGGACCCGAAATCAGTTTATATATGAATGACGAAAATTTTGTTTCGGGCGGAATGACAGATGTTAATCCGAGAATTTATGCAAAACTTTTTGATGAACACGGAATAAACACCGCTTCCGGAGGAATAGGACATGATATTACGGGCATTTTGGATGACGACATTCAAAATATTATTGTAATGAATGATGATTACAGAGCCGATGAAGATACATATAAAAGCGGTTCGCTCGAACATTTCTTATTTAATTTGGAACAGGGAGAGCACACACTAAAGTTTAAAGCTTGGGATGTTTATAATAATTCTTCTGAAGAATATATTGAATTTTTGGTTATTGAAGCAGGTAATTTAACAATTGACAGATTACTTAATTATCCCAATCCGTTTACCACGCACACCGATTTTTATTTTGAACACAATCAAGCCGGAACCGACATTGACGTTCTGATACAAATTTTTACCGTTTCCGGAAAGTTAGTAAAAACAATCGAATCAAGCTTTTTGGCTGACGGATACAGAGCAGGACCTTATCCTTGGGACGGAACCGACGATTTCGGTAACAGAATAGGAAGAGGAGTTTATGTTTACAGAGTAAAACTTCGTTCATCAACCGGAGATATTGCCGAAAAATATGAAAAATTACTTATACTTAAGTAG
- a CDS encoding PorP/SprF family type IX secretion system membrane protein — protein sequence MSIFLALFYSVNAQEITFSDPYSEKILFNPAYSGLNECAEINLTYRKTFFNDLYSSSYNQYFKKYNSGIGFIISDFRQGNNAINNLKTDLIYTYKLNIGNKKILNTAIQISYIQQNINTDNLIFNNQIDPVNGVIYETSGETFFKTYKDYDFSIGSTYISDKYRFGLSLHHIDKIFKKNNPGIINTGYTIHIGKVFSVRKRTNQKYFNIFTPEFIYNYQNNSHQIIYGFNIINNIFLTRIFIKHNLLFNSVSSIFTLGLNYKNIRISYTYDMLMTKYISLPTGGNQLSIRYKFKCRKKRNIKNTIFCSNI from the coding sequence TTGAGTATATTTTTAGCTCTTTTTTATTCCGTAAACGCTCAAGAAATTACTTTCTCTGATCCTTATTCTGAAAAAATATTATTTAACCCTGCATATTCAGGTCTTAATGAATGTGCTGAAATTAACTTAACTTACCGTAAAACATTTTTTAATGACTTGTACAGTTCTTCATATAATCAATACTTTAAAAAATATAACAGCGGTATCGGTTTTATTATATCAGATTTCAGGCAAGGAAACAACGCAATTAATAATCTGAAAACTGATTTAATTTACACTTACAAACTCAATATAGGCAATAAAAAGATACTGAATACAGCTATTCAAATAAGTTACATCCAACAAAACATAAATACGGATAACTTAATATTTAATAATCAAATTGACCCTGTTAACGGTGTTATTTATGAAACATCGGGAGAAACTTTCTTTAAAACCTATAAAGATTATGACTTCTCAATAGGAAGCACATACATCTCAGACAAATACAGGTTTGGATTATCTTTACATCATATTGATAAAATATTCAAAAAAAATAATCCCGGAATAATAAATACCGGATATACAATTCATATTGGCAAGGTTTTTTCTGTAAGAAAAAGAACTAATCAGAAATATTTTAATATATTTACACCGGAATTTATTTATAATTATCAAAACAACTCTCATCAAATTATATATGGATTTAATATAATTAATAACATTTTTTTAACAAGAATTTTTATAAAACACAATTTATTATTTAACTCAGTTTCGAGCATATTTACATTAGGGCTGAATTACAAAAACATAAGAATATCATACACTTACGATATGTTAATGACAAAATACATTTCTCTTCCGACAGGAGGAAATCAACTATCTATAAGATATAAATTTAAGTGCAGAAAAAAAAGAAATATTAAAAACACAATATTTTGTTCAAATATTTAG
- a CDS encoding SUMF1/EgtB/PvdO family nonheme iron enzyme, producing MKMKFLFPIAAFVGMALIFSSCGGGSSSTGRVGLGTHSTTTGWMYNNTENGGFEVSTFNEQKTGPGLVFIEGGAFQMGRVEQDIMYSWNNLPRRSTVSSFYMDETEVKNVDYLEYLYWLNKVFIDMPQIYQDALPDTLAWRRKLAYNEPFVEYYFRSPMYYTYPVVGINWIQANKYCDWRTDRVNEQILVDEGILRFTPDDQNGAENFNTEAYFAGQYDIGVERGLPSLSGDGERRVKMEDGILLPKYQLPTEAEWEYAALALLGNSKDSPERIWSHRLYPWNGHYLRRDTKNELGRFMANFKRGRGDMMGVAGALNDNGSITVPVDSYWPNDFGLFCMAGNVNEWVRDVYRANSSQDVDDFNPFRGNIFMVKEKDADGNYVAKDSLGQMKYRLMTDEESMGRHNYQRAYNVNYKDGDVQSSVVDGDWLREDDPGSSRMYKQGNENGVGMSSMVTDKSRVYKGGGWRDRAYWLIPGNRRFLDEKEARDDLGFRCSMIRLGSPGGN from the coding sequence ATGAAAATGAAATTTTTATTTCCGATTGCAGCTTTTGTAGGTATGGCTTTAATTTTTAGTTCATGCGGCGGCGGCAGCAGTTCAACAGGACGAGTAGGTCTCGGAACCCACTCAACAACTACAGGTTGGATGTATAATAATACTGAAAACGGAGGATTTGAAGTATCAACTTTTAATGAACAAAAAACCGGTCCCGGTCTTGTTTTTATTGAAGGCGGTGCTTTTCAAATGGGACGAGTAGAACAGGACATAATGTATTCATGGAATAATCTTCCCAGAAGATCTACTGTATCCTCATTTTATATGGACGAAACAGAAGTAAAAAATGTTGACTATTTAGAATATCTTTATTGGCTGAATAAAGTGTTTATTGATATGCCTCAAATATATCAAGACGCATTACCTGATACTTTAGCTTGGAGAAGAAAGTTAGCATATAATGAACCGTTTGTAGAGTATTATTTCAGATCACCTATGTATTATACATATCCGGTTGTCGGAATAAATTGGATACAAGCAAACAAATATTGCGACTGGCGAACCGACCGTGTTAACGAACAAATTTTAGTTGACGAAGGAATCCTTCGCTTTACTCCTGACGATCAAAACGGTGCAGAAAACTTTAATACCGAAGCATATTTTGCAGGACAGTATGATATAGGAGTTGAACGTGGTTTACCAAGCTTAAGCGGAGACGGAGAAAGAAGAGTAAAAATGGAAGACGGAATTTTATTACCGAAATATCAATTACCTACAGAAGCTGAATGGGAATATGCAGCTTTAGCTCTATTAGGAAATTCAAAAGATTCTCCCGAAAGAATATGGTCACACAGATTGTATCCTTGGAACGGACATTATCTAAGAAGAGACACCAAAAACGAATTAGGTCGCTTTATGGCAAACTTTAAAAGAGGAAGAGGAGACATGATGGGTGTTGCAGGTGCACTAAATGATAACGGGTCTATAACAGTACCGGTTGATTCTTATTGGCCGAATGATTTTGGGTTATTTTGTATGGCAGGAAACGTAAACGAATGGGTAAGAGATGTATATAGAGCAAACTCATCGCAAGATGTTGATGATTTTAACCCTTTCAGAGGTAATATATTTATGGTAAAAGAAAAAGATGCAGACGGAAATTATGTTGCAAAAGACAGCCTCGGACAAATGAAATATCGATTAATGACTGATGAGGAAAGTATGGGAAGACATAATTACCAAAGAGCATATAATGTTAATTATAAAGACGGTGATGTCCAATCAAGCGTTGTTGACGGCGATTGGTTAAGAGAAGACGACCCCGGATCTTCAAGAATGTATAAACAAGGTAATGAAAACGGTGTAGGAATGAGTTCTATGGTAACTGATAAATCCAGAGTTTATAAAGGCGGCGGATGGAGAGACAGAGCATATTGGTTAATACCCGGAAACAGAAGATTTCTTGATGAAAAAGAAGCTAGAGATGATTTAGGTTTCAGATGCTCTATGATTAGACTCGGAAGCCCCGGCGGGAATTAA
- a CDS encoding UDP-N-acetylmuramoyl-tripeptide--D-alanyl-D-alanine ligase has translation MKISELYNIFLNNPNISTDSRTIKNGDIFWALKGDNFDGSQYVNLAIQKGASFAITDNTKYLNKKKCIVVENSLISLQELAAFHRKKLKIPIIAITGTNGKTTTKELITHVLLKKYKVKSTTGNFNNHIGVPLTLLSFDKTTKIGVVEMGANHPGEIETLCNIAVPDYGLITNIGKAHLKGFGSFNGLINTKKELYQSIEKNKGIIFLNEDNKLLTNLLASQKTVNYGTNKNVFCKGKLIASDPFVNIIIDNVKIKSKLIGSFNFENILAAACIGKYFKIEINKIKQAIENYIPENNRSQIIKKDSLNIILDAYNANPTSMSLAIDNFINIKQENKVLILGDMFELGEYAQEEHTNILKKLVKLKQKNNKTRIYIVGNIFRSVYSEKYQNENIESFQTTDELINNLSNIKFNKSWFLIKGSRGMKLEETIKYINAH, from the coding sequence ATGAAAATCTCGGAACTTTATAATATCTTCTTAAATAACCCGAATATATCAACCGACAGCAGAACAATTAAAAACGGAGATATATTTTGGGCTTTAAAAGGAGATAATTTTGACGGAAGTCAATATGTAAATCTTGCAATTCAAAAAGGAGCATCTTTTGCAATAACCGATAATACAAAATATCTAAATAAAAAAAAATGTATTGTTGTTGAAAACAGTTTAATATCTCTCCAAGAATTAGCAGCATTTCACAGAAAAAAATTAAAAATTCCGATTATTGCCATTACGGGAACGAACGGAAAAACAACAACCAAAGAGTTAATAACACATGTTCTGCTGAAAAAATATAAAGTTAAATCTACGACCGGAAACTTCAATAATCATATAGGAGTGCCTCTTACATTACTTTCATTCGACAAAACAACAAAAATAGGAGTTGTTGAAATGGGAGCAAATCACCCCGGAGAGATTGAAACTCTTTGTAATATTGCTGTTCCGGATTACGGTTTAATAACAAATATAGGAAAAGCACACCTCAAAGGTTTCGGGTCATTCAACGGGCTTATTAATACAAAAAAAGAACTGTATCAATCAATCGAAAAGAATAAAGGAATAATTTTTTTAAATGAAGATAATAAACTTTTAACAAACCTGCTTGCCTCGCAAAAAACCGTAAATTACGGCACAAATAAAAATGTTTTTTGCAAAGGGAAACTAATAGCTTCTGACCCTTTTGTAAATATAATAATTGATAATGTAAAAATTAAATCAAAGCTTATAGGCAGCTTTAATTTTGAAAACATTTTAGCTGCTGCTTGTATCGGAAAATATTTTAAAATTGAGATAAATAAGATAAAACAAGCAATCGAAAATTATATTCCTGAAAATAACAGATCTCAAATAATAAAAAAAGACTCCTTAAATATTATACTTGATGCATACAACGCTAACCCTACAAGTATGTCTTTGGCAATTGATAATTTTATAAATATTAAGCAAGAAAATAAAGTTCTTATTTTAGGAGATATGTTCGAGCTCGGAGAATATGCACAAGAAGAACACACAAATATTTTAAAAAAGTTGGTAAAACTTAAACAAAAAAACAATAAAACACGTATATATATAGTCGGGAATATTTTCCGTTCCGTTTATTCGGAAAAATATCAAAATGAAAACATAGAATCATTTCAAACAACTGACGAATTAATAAATAACCTTTCAAATATTAAGTTTAATAAATCTTGGTTTTTAATTAAAGGTTCCAGAGGCATGAAATTAGAAGAAACCATAAAATATATTAATGCACATTAA